Proteins from one Telopea speciosissima isolate NSW1024214 ecotype Mountain lineage chromosome 1, Tspe_v1, whole genome shotgun sequence genomic window:
- the LOC122648503 gene encoding xanthotoxin 5-hydroxylase CYP82C4-like, with the protein MKKLFADLTLNIIVRMVAGKRYFGKADADEAVRWQEGVRNFFHYMGLFVVSDTFPILEGLDLQGYEKAMKKTAKNLDSIVDGWLKEHKKKRSSDEYAKTNKGDQDFMDVMISIMEDSKFSSTDYDAETVIKATCLNMILGGNDTTVVTFTWVLSLLLNNPHVLKRAQDELDMHVGKDRQVDESDIVKLGYLQAIVKETLRLYPAGPLSAPHEAIEECTISGFHIPVGTRIIPNLYKIQRDPRIWLEPFEFRPERFLTSHADVDLRGKHFEFIPFGSGRRMCPGISFALQVLHLGLARLLHGFEFATPLNAPVDMTESPGLTNLKATPLQVLLSPRLPPKVYG; encoded by the exons ATGAAGAAATTGTTTGCAGATTTGACACTAAATATTATTGTTCGAATGGTGGCTGGGAAACGATACTTCGGAAAGGCCGATGCAGACGAGGCGGTGAGGTGGCAAGAAGGAGTTAGAAATTTTTTTCACTACATGGGATTATTTGTGGTGTCAGATACATTTCCCATTCTTGAGGGTTTGGACTTGCAGGGATATGAGAAAGCCATGAAGAAAACAGCCAAAAACTTGGATTCTATAGTTGATGGATGGTTGAAGGAGCATAAGAAGAAGCGATCGTCTGATGAGTATGCCAAGACCAACAAGGGTGATCAAGACTTCATGGACGTTATGATATCTATCATGGAGGATTCAAAGTTCTCATCAACAGATTATGATGCTGAAACGGTCATCAAAGCTACTTGCCTT AATATGATTCTAGGTGGCAATGACACTACTGTGGTTACTTTCACTTGGGTCCTCTCATTACTCCTCAACAATCCTCACGTTTTAAAAAGAGCCCAAGATGAGTTGGACATGCACGTTGGCAAGGATAGACAAGTGGACGAATCAGATATAGTTAAGTTGGGATATCTCCAAGCAATAGTCAAGGAAACATTACGACTCTACCCTGCAGGTCCACTATCTGCTCCACATGAAGCCATAGAAGAGTGTACCATTTCTGGTTTTCACATTCCAGTAGGAACCCGTATAATTCCAAATCTCTATAAGATTCAAAGGGATCCAAGAATATGGTTGGAACCATTTGAATTTCGACCAGAGAGGTTTCTCACGAGCCATGCCGATGTCGATCTTCGAGGTAAGCACTTCGAGTTCATCCCTTTTGGCTCCGGCAGGAGAATGTGTCCTGGGATTTCATTTGCTCTTCAAGTCCTGCATTTGGGTCTGGCTCGTTTGCTTCATGGGTTCGAGTTTGCAACTCCTTTGAACGCACCAGTGGATATGACAGAGAGCCCAGGGCTGACCAACCTCAAGGCAACACCACTTCAAGTCCTTCTCAGCCCACGTCTTCCTCCTAAAGTTTATGGATAA